A stretch of the Pseudomonas sp. ACM7 genome encodes the following:
- a CDS encoding GFA family protein, whose amino-acid sequence MQLEGSCHCGAVSFSLTSAHPYPYQRCYCSICRKTQGGGGYSINLGGDAGSLKVRGRKHIAIYHARLKEEGDKRAHSSTAERHFCSLCGSGLWLFSPDWPELIHPFASAIDTPLPVPPEHTHLMLGSKATWVAVEAHPGDQQFDIYPEESIAEWHERLGLSR is encoded by the coding sequence ATGCAGCTCGAAGGTTCCTGCCATTGCGGCGCAGTGTCGTTCAGTTTGACCAGCGCCCACCCCTACCCGTATCAACGTTGCTACTGCTCGATCTGCCGCAAGACCCAGGGCGGTGGCGGCTACTCGATCAACCTGGGTGGCGATGCCGGCAGCCTGAAGGTGCGCGGTCGCAAGCACATTGCGATTTATCACGCACGACTCAAGGAAGAAGGCGATAAACGCGCCCACAGCAGCACCGCCGAGCGGCACTTCTGTTCTCTGTGTGGCTCAGGCTTGTGGCTGTTCAGCCCGGACTGGCCGGAACTGATTCACCCGTTTGCCTCTGCCATCGACACCCCGCTGCCGGTGCCACCGGAGCACACGCACTTGATGCTCGGTTCCAAGGCGACGTGGGTGGCAGTCGAGGCGCATCCTGGGGATCAGCAGTTCGACATTTATCCCGAAGAGTCCATCGCCGAGTGGCATGAGCGCCTGGGTTTGAGCCGCTAA
- a CDS encoding LysR substrate-binding domain-containing protein, with protein sequence MRRLPSLAALRTFECAARHAHFGRAAAELCVTDSAVSHQIRQLEEQLGVTLFIREGRQIRPTMAAGRLMQSLQQAFELIGDACDELRDPSSLAVLRLAVTAELAQKWLMSRLADFYARYPHITLHLYEQPIDATAPGEDIDLAITYGTGPVDSSAYFVRPLPALQFFPVCSPGLFNQGTLKTPKDLARHCLLHDDQDGKTWTAWLTSHAGDQRPERQLYFAHAGLALEAAAQGQGVAMGDNLTAQEDLQSGRLVRPFTSSMTALGQYALVCERVRLERPAVAQMLEWFNDQLID encoded by the coding sequence ATGCGACGACTGCCTTCTTTAGCAGCACTCAGAACCTTCGAATGCGCCGCCCGTCACGCCCATTTCGGCCGGGCAGCGGCGGAGTTGTGCGTCACCGACAGCGCGGTCAGCCATCAGATTCGACAGCTCGAAGAGCAATTGGGCGTGACGTTGTTCATCCGTGAAGGCCGGCAGATTCGCCCGACGATGGCCGCCGGGCGCCTGATGCAAAGCCTGCAGCAGGCCTTCGAACTGATCGGCGATGCCTGTGATGAACTGCGTGACCCGTCATCGCTGGCGGTGTTGCGCCTGGCGGTCACTGCCGAGCTGGCGCAAAAGTGGTTGATGAGTCGCCTGGCGGATTTTTACGCGCGCTATCCGCACATCACTTTGCACCTCTATGAACAACCGATCGACGCCACGGCGCCGGGCGAAGACATCGACCTTGCGATCACTTACGGCACCGGCCCGGTGGACAGCAGCGCGTACTTCGTCCGGCCGTTGCCGGCGTTGCAGTTCTTCCCGGTGTGCAGCCCCGGACTGTTCAACCAGGGCACGTTGAAAACCCCGAAGGATCTGGCGCGTCACTGCCTGCTGCACGACGATCAAGACGGCAAGACCTGGACCGCGTGGCTCACCAGCCATGCCGGTGATCAGCGCCCGGAACGGCAGCTGTATTTCGCCCACGCCGGTTTGGCGCTGGAAGCAGCGGCCCAAGGGCAGGGCGTGGCCATGGGCGATAACTTGACCGCGCAGGAGGATTTGCAAAGTGGTCGTCTGGTCCGGCCGTTCACCTCGAGCATGACTGCACTCGGCCAATATGCGCTGGTGTGTGAGCGGGTGCGGCTGGAGCGCCCGGCAGTGGCGCAGATGCTGGAATGGTTCAACGATCAGCTGATCGATTGA
- the acnB gene encoding bifunctional aconitate hydratase 2/2-methylisocitrate dehydratase — MLEAYRKHIEERAALGIVPQPLNAEQTAGLVELLKNPPAGEEAFLVDLITNRIPPGVDEAAYVKAGFLSALAKGEAKSPLIDKKRAVELLGTMQGGYNIVTLVNLLDDAELAPVAAEELKHTLLMFDAFHDVAEKAKNGNVHAKGVLQSWADGEWFKNRPVLADKISLRVFKVTGETNTDDLSPAPDAWSRPDIPLHALAMLKMAREGIVPDAQGVTGPMKQIEEMRGQGFPIAYVGDVVGTGSSRKSATNSVLWFFGDDVPFIPNKRAGGFCFGNKIAPIFYNTMEDAGALPIEFDVTNMHMGDVIDLYPHAGKVCKHGTDEVLTTFEMKTPVLLDEVRAGGRIPLIIGRGLTDKARAELGLGPTDLFKLPEAPVDTGKGFTLAQKMVGKACGLPEGKGVRPGTYCEPKMTTVGSQDTTGPMTRDELKDLACLGFSTDLVMQSFCHTAAYPKPIDVTTHHTLPDFIMTRGGVSLRPGDGIIHSWLNRMLLPDTVGTGGDSHTRFPMGISFPAGSGLVAFAAATGVMPLDMPESILVRFKGKMQPGVTLRDLVHAIPYFAIQAGLLTVEKKGKKNAFSGRILEIEGLDNLSIEQAFELSDASAERSAAGCTIKLSKESITEYLSSNVTLLRWMIGEGYGDARTLERRAQAMEAWIANPELMVADADAEYAEIIEIDLADIKEPVLCAPNDPDDARLLSSVAGEKIDEVFIGSCMTNIGHFRAAGKLLEQVKGQLPTRLWLSPPTKMDAHQLTEEGYYGIYGKAGARMEMPGCSLCMGNQARVEPNSTVVSTSTRNFPNRLGDGANVYLASAELASVASILGRLPTVEEYMEYAGKIDSMAADVYRYLSFDQIAEFREAAANANIPVVQA, encoded by the coding sequence GTGCTTGAAGCCTACCGCAAACATATCGAAGAGCGTGCAGCACTGGGTATCGTTCCCCAGCCGCTTAACGCCGAACAAACTGCAGGCCTGGTCGAGCTGCTGAAAAATCCCCCGGCTGGCGAAGAAGCCTTCCTCGTTGACCTGATCACCAATCGCATTCCGCCAGGTGTGGACGAAGCAGCCTATGTAAAGGCCGGTTTCCTGTCTGCCCTCGCTAAAGGCGAAGCAAAATCCCCTCTGATCGACAAGAAACGCGCTGTTGAACTGCTCGGCACCATGCAGGGCGGCTACAACATCGTGACTCTGGTTAATCTGCTGGACGACGCCGAACTGGCGCCAGTCGCTGCCGAAGAACTCAAGCACACCCTGCTGATGTTCGACGCTTTCCACGACGTCGCTGAAAAAGCCAAGAACGGCAACGTTCACGCCAAAGGCGTGCTGCAATCCTGGGCTGACGGCGAGTGGTTCAAAAACCGCCCTGTCCTGGCCGACAAGATCAGCCTGCGCGTGTTCAAGGTCACCGGCGAAACCAACACCGACGACCTGTCCCCTGCTCCGGACGCCTGGTCCCGCCCGGACATCCCGCTGCACGCCCTCGCCATGCTGAAAATGGCCCGTGAAGGCATCGTGCCTGACGCCCAGGGCGTCACCGGTCCGATGAAGCAGATCGAAGAAATGCGCGGTCAAGGCTTCCCGATCGCCTACGTCGGCGACGTGGTCGGTACCGGTTCTTCGCGTAAATCCGCCACCAACTCGGTGCTGTGGTTCTTCGGCGACGACGTTCCGTTCATCCCGAACAAGCGTGCTGGCGGTTTCTGCTTCGGCAACAAGATCGCTCCAATCTTCTACAACACCATGGAAGATGCTGGCGCACTGCCAATCGAATTCGACGTCACCAACATGCACATGGGCGACGTGATCGACCTGTACCCGCATGCTGGCAAAGTCTGCAAACACGGCACTGACGAAGTCCTGACCACCTTCGAAATGAAGACCCCGGTGCTGTTGGACGAAGTTCGTGCTGGCGGCCGTATCCCGTTGATCATCGGCCGCGGCCTGACCGACAAGGCCCGTGCCGAATTGGGCCTGGGCCCTACCGACCTGTTCAAACTGCCTGAAGCACCTGTCGACACCGGCAAGGGCTTCACCCTGGCACAGAAAATGGTCGGCAAGGCTTGTGGCCTGCCAGAAGGCAAAGGCGTTCGTCCAGGTACTTACTGCGAACCGAAAATGACCACCGTCGGCTCTCAGGACACCACCGGTCCGATGACCCGTGACGAACTGAAAGACCTGGCGTGCCTGGGCTTCTCGACCGATCTGGTGATGCAGTCCTTCTGCCACACCGCGGCTTACCCTAAGCCGATCGACGTGACCACCCACCACACCCTGCCAGACTTCATCATGACCCGCGGCGGCGTTTCCCTGCGTCCGGGCGACGGCATCATCCACAGCTGGCTGAACCGTATGCTGCTGCCGGACACCGTCGGTACCGGTGGTGACTCCCACACCCGTTTCCCGATGGGCATTTCGTTCCCGGCCGGTTCCGGTCTGGTAGCGTTTGCCGCAGCCACTGGCGTTATGCCGCTGGACATGCCGGAATCGATCCTGGTGCGTTTCAAAGGCAAAATGCAACCGGGCGTCACCCTGCGTGACCTGGTTCACGCCATTCCTTACTTCGCGATTCAGGCTGGCCTGCTGACCGTCGAGAAGAAAGGCAAGAAGAACGCCTTCTCCGGCCGCATCCTGGAAATCGAAGGCCTGGACAACCTGAGCATCGAGCAAGCTTTCGAGCTGTCCGACGCCTCGGCCGAACGTTCGGCTGCCGGTTGTACCATCAAGCTGTCGAAAGAGTCGATCACCGAGTACCTGAGCTCCAACGTCACCCTGCTGCGCTGGATGATCGGCGAAGGCTACGGCGATGCACGTACCCTGGAACGTCGCGCTCAAGCGATGGAAGCCTGGATCGCCAACCCTGAGTTGATGGTTGCCGATGCTGACGCCGAATACGCTGAAATCATCGAAATCGACCTGGCCGACATCAAAGAGCCTGTGCTCTGCGCGCCAAACGATCCGGACGACGCCCGTCTGCTGTCCAGCGTTGCTGGCGAGAAGATCGACGAAGTGTTCATCGGTTCGTGCATGACCAACATCGGTCACTTCCGCGCTGCCGGCAAGTTGCTGGAACAGGTCAAAGGTCAGCTTCCAACCCGTCTGTGGCTGTCGCCGCCGACCAAAATGGACGCTCACCAGCTGACCGAAGAAGGCTACTACGGCATCTACGGCAAGGCCGGCGCTCGCATGGAAATGCCGGGCTGCTCGCTGTGCATGGGTAACCAGGCACGTGTAGAGCCGAACTCGACTGTTGTGTCGACGTCGACCCGTAACTTCCCGAACCGTCTGGGTGACGGCGCGAACGTCTACCTGGCTTCGGCCGAGCTGGCGTCTGTTGCTTCCATCCTGGGTCGCCTGCCGACCGTCGAGGAGTACATGGAATACGCTGGCAAGATCGACAGCATGGCGGCCGATGTTTACCGCTACCTGTCCTTCGACCAGATCGCCGAGTTCCGTGAAGCTGCTGCGAACGCCAACATCCCGGTCGTTCAAGCCTAA
- a CDS encoding ATP-binding protein, with product MLRLFLGLFLVMTVGLVLGLQTVERTFDALLDGQMQSYNREAVRGQAWSLAEQLHGLDGSARERQLEAVRPHYGLGLTLVETYQLSLTEQEKAELAQGLLVIRDKYTQFISRIDDGSQLLSIKLPAEPSLMPFYIAAAYLMIAVMIGFVLLFWVRPHWRDLEKLRLAAERFGDNDLSSRIQLSKRSNIRDLAEHFNLMAARIEGLIANQRELTNAVSHELRTPIARLSFELDQLKQQPDPTQNRELIADMYADLGELEEMVSELLTYASLERGATVITRENIQASSWLDSVVGSVALEAEAAGVQLLIVECQVDEVRIEPRFMARAVINLLRNAIRYADERVEVSLVRSGDHYEVRVNDDGPGVPMDGREKIFEPFSRLDASRDRRTGGFGLGLALVRRVSQSHGGQVEVADSPWGGASFRMTWAHQD from the coding sequence ATGCTGCGGTTATTTTTGGGGTTGTTTCTGGTGATGACGGTGGGCCTGGTGCTGGGGCTGCAAACCGTCGAGCGCACGTTCGATGCGCTGCTCGACGGTCAGATGCAGAGCTACAACCGAGAGGCGGTGCGTGGCCAGGCCTGGTCGCTGGCCGAGCAGTTGCACGGCCTGGACGGTTCGGCCCGGGAGCGACAACTGGAAGCGGTGCGCCCCCACTACGGCTTGGGCCTGACCCTGGTCGAGACCTATCAATTGTCCCTGACCGAGCAGGAGAAAGCCGAGTTGGCCCAGGGCCTGCTGGTGATTCGCGACAAATACACGCAGTTCATCTCGCGCATTGACGACGGTTCGCAACTGCTCAGCATCAAGCTGCCGGCCGAACCGAGCCTGATGCCGTTCTACATTGCCGCGGCCTATCTGATGATCGCGGTGATGATCGGTTTCGTGTTGCTTTTCTGGGTACGGCCGCACTGGCGCGATCTGGAAAAACTGCGTCTGGCGGCCGAGCGTTTTGGCGATAACGATCTGTCGTCGCGGATCCAGCTTTCCAAGCGCTCGAACATCCGCGACCTGGCCGAACACTTCAACCTGATGGCGGCGCGCATCGAAGGCCTGATTGCCAATCAGCGCGAGCTGACCAACGCGGTGTCCCATGAACTGCGTACGCCGATTGCCCGGCTGTCGTTCGAGCTTGACCAGCTCAAGCAGCAACCCGATCCAACCCAGAACCGTGAACTGATTGCTGACATGTACGCCGACCTCGGCGAACTGGAAGAGATGGTGTCCGAACTGCTCACCTATGCCAGCCTCGAGCGCGGCGCCACGGTGATCACTCGGGAAAACATTCAGGCCAGCAGTTGGCTCGACAGCGTGGTCGGCAGCGTCGCGCTGGAAGCCGAAGCCGCCGGCGTGCAATTGCTGATTGTCGAGTGTCAGGTCGATGAGGTCCGCATCGAGCCGCGTTTCATGGCCCGGGCGGTGATCAACCTGCTGCGCAATGCCATTCGTTATGCCGATGAGCGGGTGGAAGTGTCGTTGGTGCGCTCCGGTGATCACTACGAAGTGCGGGTCAACGACGACGGGCCGGGTGTGCCGATGGACGGGCGGGAGAAAATCTTCGAACCGTTCTCGCGCCTGGACGCCAGCCGCGACCGCCGCACTGGCGGCTTCGGCCTGGGCCTGGCGCTGGTGCGGCGGGTGTCGCAATCCCATGGCGGGCAAGTGGAAGTGGCAGACTCGCCGTGGGGCGGGGCGTCATTTCGCATGACCTGGGCACACCAGGATTAA
- a CDS encoding winged helix-turn-helix domain-containing protein — protein sequence MDNLGFGKVLLVEDDEKLSGLIAHFLSQHGFEVLQVHRGDLALAAFLEFKPKVVVLDLMLPGQSGLHVCREIRSVSDTPIVILTAKEDDLDHILGLESGADDYVIKPIKPPVLLARLRALQRRQTPDSGVCSALEFGHLSIDRSCREVRLAGEGIELTTMEFELLWLLASAAGKILSRDDILNRMRGIAFDGLNRSVDVYISKLRGKLKDNPREPVCIKTVWGKGYLFNPFAWEL from the coding sequence ATGGATAACCTGGGTTTTGGCAAAGTACTGCTGGTGGAAGACGACGAAAAGCTCTCCGGGCTGATCGCGCATTTCCTGTCCCAACACGGTTTTGAGGTGCTGCAGGTGCATCGCGGCGACCTCGCATTGGCCGCGTTCCTCGAATTCAAACCGAAAGTCGTCGTGCTCGACCTGATGCTGCCGGGCCAGAGCGGTCTGCACGTGTGCCGCGAGATCCGCAGCGTATCCGACACGCCGATCGTCATTCTTACCGCCAAGGAAGATGACCTTGATCACATTCTCGGGCTGGAATCCGGCGCCGATGACTACGTGATCAAACCGATCAAACCGCCGGTTCTGCTGGCCCGGTTACGCGCCTTGCAACGCCGCCAGACGCCAGACAGTGGCGTGTGCAGCGCGCTGGAATTCGGCCATCTGAGCATCGACCGTAGCTGCCGGGAAGTGCGGCTGGCGGGTGAGGGCATCGAACTCACCACCATGGAGTTCGAACTGCTGTGGTTGCTGGCCAGCGCCGCCGGCAAGATTCTGTCCCGCGACGACATCCTCAACCGCATGCGCGGTATTGCCTTCGACGGTCTCAACCGCAGCGTTGACGTCTACATCAGCAAGCTCCGAGGCAAGCTCAAGGACAACCCTCGAGAACCGGTGTGCATCAAGACCGTCTGGGGCAAGGGTTACCTGTTCAATCCGTTTGCGTGGGAGTTGTAA
- the aguA gene encoding agmatine deiminase, with amino-acid sequence MARLLDSTPKLDGFRLPGEFETKSGCWLGWPERTDVWRNGAKPAQKVWVQIVTAISRSEPVTVCASAAQFATARRQLPPQVRVVEMTCNDTWFRDSGPCFVVNDDSGEVRGVDFEFNAYGGLDGGLYYPWDKDDQIASKILEIEWFDRYRAPLIAELGGIQSDGQGSILTTEQCLLNRNRNQHLGKDEVTRRLTDYLGAEQIIWLPRGCKFDETDGHVDDLACFVRPGEVVLQWTDNRDDPQWEIYQEAYDILRSTRDSRGRELKVHKLPQPDVLEWTAEEAEGLDQQDSTHTRQAGTKICASYINYYAGNSSIVVPLFGDRHDQAAQATLAELFPQHTIVGIENSREILLGGGNVACITMPQYAGSACNKKGV; translated from the coding sequence ATGGCACGTTTGCTCGACTCCACCCCCAAACTCGATGGTTTCCGTTTGCCTGGCGAATTCGAAACCAAGTCCGGTTGCTGGCTCGGCTGGCCGGAGCGCACCGATGTCTGGCGCAATGGTGCCAAGCCTGCGCAGAAAGTCTGGGTGCAGATCGTCACTGCCATCTCCCGGAGCGAACCGGTCACCGTGTGCGCGTCCGCCGCGCAGTTCGCCACCGCTCGCCGCCAATTGCCACCTCAAGTGCGGGTGGTGGAAATGACCTGCAACGACACCTGGTTTCGGGACAGTGGCCCATGCTTTGTGGTCAACGACGACAGCGGTGAGGTGCGCGGCGTGGACTTCGAGTTCAACGCATACGGCGGCCTCGATGGCGGCTTGTATTACCCGTGGGACAAGGACGACCAGATCGCCAGCAAAATCCTCGAAATTGAATGGTTCGACCGCTACCGCGCGCCGCTGATTGCCGAGCTGGGCGGTATCCAGAGTGACGGCCAGGGCAGCATTCTCACCACCGAACAATGCCTGCTCAACCGCAATCGCAACCAGCACCTGGGCAAGGACGAAGTCACCCGGCGATTGACCGATTACCTCGGCGCCGAGCAAATCATCTGGCTGCCACGGGGCTGCAAATTCGACGAAACCGACGGCCATGTCGACGATCTCGCCTGCTTCGTGCGCCCCGGTGAAGTGGTGCTGCAATGGACCGATAATCGCGATGATCCGCAATGGGAAATCTACCAGGAGGCCTACGACATTCTGCGCAGCACCCGCGACAGCCGTGGCCGCGAGCTGAAAGTGCACAAGCTGCCGCAACCGGATGTGCTGGAATGGACCGCTGAAGAAGCCGAAGGCCTGGATCAGCAAGACAGCACGCACACCCGTCAGGCCGGGACGAAAATCTGCGCGTCGTATATCAACTATTACGCCGGCAATTCCTCGATCGTGGTGCCGCTGTTTGGCGATCGCCATGATCAGGCGGCGCAAGCGACCCTCGCCGAACTGTTCCCGCAACACACAATCGTCGGTATCGAAAACTCCCGGGAAATCCTCCTCGGCGGCGGGAACGTCGCGTGCATCACCATGCCGCAGTACGCAGGCAGTGCCTGCAACAAAAAGGGAGTTTGA
- a CDS encoding tRNA-(ms[2]io[6]A)-hydroxylase, with translation MILPEIHEFLGCRTPDGWVQAALADQETLLIDHKSCEFKAASTALSLIAKYHSHVDLINLMSRLAREELVHHEQVMRLMKKRKIELRQLSAGRYASGLRKVVRSHEPVKLVDTLVVGAFIEARSCERFEALVPHLDEELGKFYFGLLKSEARHFQGYLKLAYQYGDAKDIAQVIDKVRAAEQELIESPDVEFRFHSGVPTAA, from the coding sequence ATGATCCTTCCCGAAATTCACGAGTTCCTCGGCTGCCGCACCCCCGATGGCTGGGTTCAGGCCGCGCTGGCTGATCAGGAAACCCTGCTGATCGATCACAAAAGCTGTGAATTCAAGGCCGCCAGTACCGCGTTGAGCCTGATCGCCAAGTATCACTCCCACGTCGATCTGATCAACCTGATGTCGCGTCTGGCCCGGGAAGAACTGGTGCACCACGAACAGGTCATGCGCCTGATGAAAAAGCGCAAGATCGAGCTGCGTCAGCTGTCTGCCGGGCGCTACGCCTCGGGCCTGCGCAAAGTGGTGCGTAGCCACGAGCCGGTCAAACTGGTGGACACCCTGGTGGTCGGCGCCTTTATCGAAGCGCGTAGCTGCGAGCGTTTTGAAGCGCTGGTGCCGCATCTGGACGAAGAGCTGGGCAAGTTCTACTTTGGCCTGCTGAAAAGCGAGGCCCGGCATTTCCAGGGTTACCTGAAACTGGCCTACCAGTACGGTGACGCCAAGGACATCGCCCAGGTGATCGACAAGGTCCGCGCCGCCGAGCAGGAGCTGATCGAGTCGCCGGATGTGGAGTTTCGTTTCCACAGCGGTGTGCCAACCGCGGCGTGA
- a CDS encoding MipA/OmpV family protein → MFRSLCLSLTSLCLLIPTDSLRAEDWRYTLRAGAASVPRYSGSDERVVAPLLGGEIVSPYGFFLDTEKGLGWAFDENDFGLSVHIGASDVRKDRKTGFKGSDELNGMGSIKSRPALGLDGTYHMGPIILGASFEHALEKDDDDHDTGSAWNRLKLSISAPFYEGDYGKVVGSLNSQFGDSNYVRTWYGVSDAQASRSRFRAYDTQGGLVSRGADLTWTVPVNDQWSVSTVLAVQYLANDAADSPIVERRMQTSLAGQVAYTF, encoded by the coding sequence ATGTTTCGCTCGCTATGTCTGTCGTTGACTTCGCTTTGCCTGCTCATTCCCACTGACTCTTTGCGCGCTGAAGACTGGCGCTACACCTTGCGGGCCGGTGCAGCCAGCGTGCCCCGTTACAGCGGCAGTGACGAACGCGTGGTGGCGCCGCTGCTGGGCGGTGAAATCGTCAGCCCTTACGGATTCTTCCTGGACACTGAAAAGGGTCTGGGCTGGGCGTTTGACGAGAACGACTTCGGCCTCAGCGTGCACATCGGCGCCAGTGATGTGCGCAAGGATCGCAAGACCGGGTTCAAAGGTTCGGATGAGCTGAACGGCATGGGCTCGATCAAGTCGCGCCCGGCGCTGGGGCTCGACGGGACTTACCACATGGGGCCGATTATTCTCGGTGCGAGCTTTGAGCATGCATTGGAAAAAGACGATGACGATCATGACACCGGCTCGGCCTGGAACCGGTTGAAACTGAGCATCAGCGCGCCGTTTTATGAAGGTGACTATGGCAAGGTCGTGGGCAGCCTCAATAGCCAGTTTGGTGACAGTAATTACGTGCGCACCTGGTACGGCGTCAGCGATGCCCAAGCGTCGCGTAGTCGGTTCAGGGCTTATGACACGCAGGGCGGGCTGGTGAGTCGCGGGGCGGATTTGACTTGGACAGTGCCCGTCAATGATCAGTGGAGTGTTTCGACGGTGCTGGCGGTGCAGTATTTGGCGAATGATGCGGCGGACAGTCCGATTGTTGAGCGGCGGATGCAGACATCGTTGGCTGGGCAGGTGGCATACACCTTTTGA
- a CDS encoding DUF1289 domain-containing protein translates to MPNQTIKTPCVGLCSTVYGDLVCRGCKRFHHEVINWNGYNEEEKRAVWLRLELLLSQVMASKLEVFDPQRLRLQLEQRKIRFVPHQSEYCWAYQLIARGARVINNLEAYGMVLMPEFRDWNLPELRDAIDREFFLLSEAHYQRYIAPGFLRDAFGG, encoded by the coding sequence ATGCCCAATCAGACCATCAAGACCCCCTGCGTCGGCCTCTGCTCCACTGTTTACGGTGATTTGGTGTGCCGTGGCTGCAAGCGTTTCCACCATGAAGTGATCAACTGGAATGGTTACAACGAGGAGGAGAAACGCGCGGTGTGGCTGCGTCTTGAGCTGCTGCTGTCCCAGGTGATGGCCAGCAAGCTTGAAGTTTTCGATCCACAGCGTCTTCGACTGCAGCTGGAGCAGCGCAAGATCCGCTTTGTGCCGCATCAGTCGGAATATTGCTGGGCCTATCAGTTGATCGCCCGGGGCGCGCGGGTCATCAACAACCTTGAAGCGTATGGAATGGTGCTGATGCCAGAGTTTCGCGACTGGAACCTGCCGGAACTGCGAGACGCCATTGATCGGGAGTTCTTTTTACTCTCCGAGGCGCATTACCAGCGCTACATTGCACCTGGCTTTCTCAGGGATGCCTTCGGCGGCTGA
- a CDS encoding universal stress protein produces MQAIRSILVVLEPEHSESLALKRAKLIAGVTQAHLHLLVCDRKHDHSGMLGVLKAALIEDGYSVTTEQAWNESLHETIVDVQQAEGCGLVVKQHYPDSPLKKALLTPADWKLLRYCPTPVLLVKTSKPWTGGVILAAIDVGSTDGEHRTLHSCIVDHGYDIASLAKAHLHVVSAHPSPMLSAADPTLQLSETIEARYREQCKAFQAEFDIDDEHLHIEEGPADVLIPFIVHKLQAAVTVIGTVARSGLSGALIGNTAEVVLDAVESDVLVLKPDTIMDHLEEIVTQH; encoded by the coding sequence ATGCAAGCCATTCGCAGCATTCTGGTGGTCCTCGAACCTGAACACTCGGAAAGCCTGGCGCTCAAACGGGCCAAGCTGATTGCCGGCGTGACCCAGGCTCATCTGCATCTGCTGGTCTGCGACCGCAAGCATGACCACAGCGGCATGTTGGGTGTGCTCAAGGCCGCGCTGATCGAGGACGGCTACAGCGTCACCACCGAGCAGGCCTGGAACGAAAGCCTGCACGAAACCATTGTCGATGTGCAGCAAGCTGAAGGCTGCGGACTGGTGGTCAAGCAGCATTACCCCGACAGTCCGCTGAAAAAAGCCCTGCTGACCCCGGCGGACTGGAAACTGCTGCGTTACTGCCCGACGCCGGTGCTGCTGGTCAAAACCTCGAAACCCTGGACTGGCGGCGTCATTCTGGCGGCGATCGACGTCGGTAGTACCGATGGTGAACACCGCACCTTGCACTCTTGCATTGTCGATCACGGTTACGACATCGCCAGCCTGGCCAAGGCCCATTTGCACGTGGTCAGTGCCCATCCGTCGCCGATGCTGTCGGCGGCCGACCCGACGTTGCAACTCAGCGAAACCATCGAGGCGCGCTATCGCGAACAGTGCAAGGCGTTTCAGGCCGAGTTCGATATCGATGACGAGCACCTGCATATCGAGGAAGGTCCGGCGGATGTGTTGATTCCGTTCATAGTTCACAAGCTGCAGGCGGCGGTGACGGTGATTGGCACTGTCGCACGATCGGGTTTGTCAGGGGCGTTGATCGGGAATACGGCGGAGGTGGTACTGGATGCGGTGGAGAGCGATGTGCTGGTGCTGAAGCCGGATACGATCATGGATCATCTGGAGGAGATCGTGACCCAGCATTAA
- a CDS encoding PaaI family thioesterase, which yields MLNTLKQINSTSAFNRWAGFEVTRAESGEAELTMAFRESDMAQYAGFLHAGLIGALLDTACGFAAGTVAGNVLASHFSVSCLAPAIGEVFIARGQVVKAGKKQVFARAELFAQTGDQLKLVATGDAILVPVEGR from the coding sequence ATGCTCAACACACTCAAACAGATCAACTCAACCTCAGCCTTTAACCGCTGGGCCGGTTTCGAAGTCACTCGCGCCGAGAGCGGCGAAGCCGAGCTCACCATGGCTTTTCGCGAGAGCGATATGGCGCAGTACGCAGGCTTCCTGCACGCCGGACTGATCGGCGCGCTGCTCGACACAGCCTGCGGATTCGCAGCCGGAACGGTCGCCGGCAACGTGCTAGCATCGCATTTTTCAGTGAGCTGCCTGGCACCCGCCATCGGCGAAGTGTTCATCGCTCGGGGTCAGGTGGTGAAGGCTGGCAAGAAGCAGGTGTTTGCCCGCGCCGAGTTGTTTGCGCAAACCGGCGATCAACTGAAACTGGTGGCGACCGGCGATGCGATTCTCGTACCGGTCGAGGGGCGCTGA